Proteins from a single region of Styela clava chromosome 1, kaStyClav1.hap1.2, whole genome shotgun sequence:
- the LOC120340525 gene encoding tetratricopeptide repeat protein 5-like, with translation MTTEQQVVEIVNKLQKFSDSFISDHGIEKAREKKKLVKAELMKSLEEVKLLEPTCEKTTYLLQYGRALNILPEYNKECEDCLSKVVKRDPSLIEAWNLLGETFWKKSDNLAAKDCFEGSLKREKNKIALRSLSMVLRQVKCTKSEEAISNVIKSVDLAKMSVDIDKNDGMSWFVLGNAYLSLFFASDQSAQTLLMAMTSYFQAEKVDTRSSYNPDLHFNMAQAYRYEESYTKAFKGWQQALKLDPEWNEPKIRTNELMCYLIKVNNLVEQRGKLKAKRLHGFIKSIDEKALGPLSPKSLADKNIKLDNVKLSELQEGRNADKLVVGKVVCNFADVAQLPFTFAMVDSNGECCAVTVYNLAQGKGVIIGDSVAVPEPFFSKVDLTLLDKDSTQCAFSSIRVNTPDSLIVNGKKLSSEHCAFAKASMNRREM, from the coding sequence ATGACTACTGAACAACAGGTGGTTGAAATTGTAAACAAACTGCAAAAATTCAGTGATAGTTTTATAAGTGACCATGGGATTGAAAAAGCAAGAGAGAAAAAAAAGCTCGTCAAAGCTGAGCTCATGAAAAGTCTTGAAGAAGTTAAACTCTTGGAACCTACATGCGAAAAAACAACGTATTTGTTACAATACGGAAGAGCGTTAAACATATTACCAGAATACAATAAAGAATGTGAAGATTGTTTATCGAAAGTTGTGAAAAGAGATCCTTCCTTGATAGAAGCATGGAATTTATTAGGTGAAACCTTCTGGAAAAAATCAGATAATCTTGCTGCGAAGGATTGCTTCGAAGGATCGCTAAAgcgtgaaaaaaataaaattgcccTTCGTTCTTTATCTATGGTTTTGCGGCAAGTAAAATGTACAAAATCAGAAGAAGCTATATCGAACGTGATTAAAAGTGTTGATCTCGCTAAAATGTCTGTCGATATAGATAAAAATGATGGCATGTCATGGTTTGTGCTTGGCAATGCATACCTATCCCTCTTTTTTGCAAGTGATCAAAGTGCTCAAACACTATTAATGGCTATGACATCATATTTTCAAGCTGAAAAAGTAGATACAAGATCTTCGTATAACCCTGACTTACATTTCAACATGGCTCAAGCTTATCGTTATGAGGAATCATATACTAAAGCTTTTAAAGGCTGGCAACAAGCTTTGAAACTTGACCCTGAATGGAATGAACCTAAAATCCGGACAAATGAGCTCATGTGTTATCTTATAAAAGTCAACAATCTCGTCGAACAAAGAGGAAAACTAAAAGCCAAACGTTTACATGGTTTCATCAAATCAATTGATGAAAAAGCTCTTGGGCCTCTATCACCTAAAAGTCTTgcagataaaaatataaaacttgatAATGTCAAATTAAGTGAACTTCAAGAAGGTCGAAATGCTGACAAATTAGTTGTCGGTAAAGTGGTTTGCAATTTTGCTGATGTAGCACAGCTACCTTTTACGTTTGCAATGGTAGATTCAAATGGAGAATGCTGTGCTGTCACTGTGTATAATCTTGCACAGGGTAAAGGGGTCATTATTGGGGATTCTGTGGCTGTTCCTGAACCATTCTTCAGTAAGGTAGATTTGACGTTGTTGGACAAAGATTCTACACAGTGTGCTTTTTCTAGTATTCGAGTGAATACACCAGACTCGTTAATCGTAAATGGGAAGAAATTGTCATCTGAGCACTGTGCATTTGCGAAAGCATCAATGAATCGCCGTGAGATGTAA